One region of Oncorhynchus mykiss isolate Arlee chromosome 8, USDA_OmykA_1.1, whole genome shotgun sequence genomic DNA includes:
- the LOC110530360 gene encoding transmembrane protein 70, mitochondrial: protein MFQHYFARGLRTAISQTFSIQFVALRNGRPATHACRRLPMKTEGCLYHAAKRSFLNDAAKKVQPASVLRMACCFSTSSTNHSEEGTLIYSGNLGNSVRGVKMFSYTSSGASLCMMPYILLKTGISVQSLVLKGAFCGVIGFFTFLTPILLHIITKGYVVRLYHNHDTDTYTAVTYNILLMEKKTVFRQSEVKIPGVSKMFTTFYADKKSMLVNPMLFPLPHDYNHLMGYDQPFSFDTEDLNGKPNKS, encoded by the exons ATGTTTCAGCATTACTTTGCACGTGGATTACGTACTGCTATTTCTCAAACGTTTAGTATACAATTTGTTGCCCTCCGAAATGGGAGGCCTGCTACTCACGCGTGTAGAAGGCTGCCAATGAAGACCGAAGGGTGTTTGTATCACGCTGCCAAAAGGTCGTTTCTCAATGATGCGGCTAAAAAG GTACAGCCAGCCTCTGTACTACGGATGGCCTGCTGCTTCTCTACATCTTCCACAAACCACTCTGAGGAGGGGACGCTCATCTATTCAGGGAACCTCGGCAATTCTGTCCGAG GTGTGAAGATGTTCTCTTACACCAGTAGCGGGGCCAGCCTGTGTATGATGCCCTACATTCTTTTGAAGACTGGCATCAGCGTTCAGAGTCTTGTCCTGAAGGGGGCCTTCTGTGGTGTCATTGGTTTTTTCACATTCCTGACTCCCATCCTCCTCCACATCATCACCAAAGGCTATGTGGTTCGCCTGTACCACAACCATGACACTGACACGTACACAGCTGTCACCTACAACATCCTTCTGATGGAGAAAAAGACTGTGTTCCGTCAGAGTGAGGTCAAGATACCGGGTGTCAGCAAAATGTTCACCACGTTCTATGCCGACAAGAAGTCAATGCTTGTGAATCCGATGCTGTTCCCACTTCCTCATGACTATAACCACCTCATGGGTTACGACCAGCCCTTTTCATTTGATACGGAAGACTTGAATGGTAAACCTAATAAGAGTTAA